CGTCACCAACAATCGGACTTGCAGCAGGTACCCGCTGGAGCCCGGCCGTGACCGGCCGGCCCGTGCCGGCCGGCTGCGTACGACAGCATTACAAGAGGCACGATCATGCACAGATTCATCCTCGGCGGCCTTGCCGCCGCGCTCGTGGGCTTTCCGGCCGCGGCCCAGACCTCCGGCCCGCAGAAAGATCCCCTCGATCCCGCCGGCCTGCGGCCCGATCCCCAGCCGATCGGCCAGCAGGTGACGTCAGGCTCGCGCTTCAATCCGTCGGTCTCGGTGATCATCGACGGCGGCTGGTACACCGACAATGTCAGCGGGGAGGCCTTCGAGATCCTGCGCGAGGCCGACGGCTTCTCCGCTGGTCATGGCCACGGGCACGAGGAAGAGGGCGAAGAGCACGGCGGCGAGCAAGAGCATGAGAACGGTCATGGCCACAGCCATGGCGAGCTCGAGCGCGGCTTTAACCTGAGGGAGGTCGAGATCGCACTGGCCGCCACGGTCGACCCCTATTTCGACGCCTTCGTCATGTTCGTCTTCGACGGCGACGAGGTCGAGCTGGAGGAGGCCTTCGTCACCACCCGGTCCCTGCCGGCCGGCCTGCAGGCCAAGTTCGGCAAGTTCCTCAGCGACGTCGGTTATATCAACAAGCAGCATCCGCACAGCTGGGACTTCTTCGACCGGCCGCTGGTCAGCGAACTCCTGTTTGGCGACCACGGTATCCAGGAGACAGGGGTGCAGCTGAGCTGGGTGGCGCCGACCTCGCAGTACCTGCGGCTCGGTGTTGAAGCCCTGCAGGGCGAGACCGAGGGCATCGCGGCCTACATCGGCGAGGAAGACGCCGTCGAAGGCACCGCCCGGATCCTGGAGGACGCGGCCGGCCCGCGGCTGTTCACCGGCTTCGCCAAGTTTGCGCCCGATCTCGGCTACCAGCACGCGCTGCAGCTGGGCGCCTCGGTCGGCTACAGCTCCAGCTTCCAGCAAAGCATCGAGGAAGAAACCTACTACCAGGACCACGAGGGCACGGCGAACTTCTGGGGCCTCGACGGCGTGTACAAGTACCTGCCGTCCGGCGGCACCGGACTGAGGGGCGCCTTCAAGCTGCAGGGCGAGTACTTCTACCGCACCCGCGACCTCGACCGCCGCGACGTGTTCTTCGCCTGCGAGCCGGAAGACCTCGCCTGCGACGACCCGCTGAACGAGTTCCAGCCCGGCGACATCGGCGTGCAGGAATCGTTCAAGGACAAGCAGGACGGCTTCTATCTGCAGGCGGTGTATGGCGTGGCGCAGCGCTGGACCGTGGGCCTGCGCTACGACGAGGTCGGCCTGACCAACAGCACCGGGCTCGACGGCGGCGAGGAGTGGGACAGCTCGAAGCGCTACACCGCGGCGCTGAACTTCCTGCCCACGGAGTTCTCGCGCCTGCGCCTGCAGTTCGCCCGCGGGGACATCTCGGTCGACGACGGCGAGCGCGAGGAGTACAACCAGGTCTTCCTGCAGCTGCAGGTGAACTTCGGCGCGCATGGCGCCCACACCTTCTAGGCCGGGCCGATGAACTGGTTGAAAAAACTGCTGCTGGCCGGGCTGTTGCTGGTGGTGGCCACGCCCGCCGCCGCAGCCCTCCGGGTAGCTGCCACCACCCCCAACATGGGGATGCTGGCCCGTACCGTCGGGGGCGAGCACGTCGTGATCGACGTGCTCGCCCCGGGCGACCGGGACGTACACCACCTCGAGGCGCGACCGAGCATGATGGTCGCGCTGCGGCGCGCGGATCTCGTGGTGGCGGTCGGCGCTGAACTGGAGGGCGGCTGGCTGCCGGCCGCTCTCCAGGGCGCCAGCAACCCGGCCGTCCTGCCGGGACGGCCGGGCTACTTCGAGGCCGCGGCCGCGGTGACGCTCGCAGACGCCGGCGGCCCGGCCGACCGCGGGCTCGGCGACGTCCACCCGATGGGCAACCCGCACGTGTATTTCGACCCACTGCGCATGGGCGTGGCGGCCGAAGCGCTCGCGCGGCAGCTGGCCGTGCTGGACCCCGCCCACGCGGGCGAGTTCGCCGCCAACGCCGCCGCCTTCGCCGCACGGATGCAGCAGGAGACAGCCGGCTGGCGCGAGCGCGCGGCCGGCGCCCCGGGCGTGCTGCTGAACCACAAGGACGCGGTCTACCTGCTGCGCCGGCTGGACGTCCCGCTGCTCGGCTATCTCGAGCCGCTGCCCGGCATCCCGGCCACCGCTCGGCATGTGCGCGCGCTCATCGACGACCTGCGGGGTCGCGAAGGCCTGGTGATGCGCATGGGCTACGAGCCCGCGCAGGGCGCCGAGCGCGTCGGCGAGGCGCTCGGCTGGCCGGTTTACGAGATGCGCAACAACGTGCCGGTCGATGGCGGCGCGGACGACTACGTGGCGGTGATCGATAGCTGGGTTTCGCGGCTGGAGAGCCACTGAACGCCACGGCGCCACTGCTGGCAATGGTCGAGGTCCGCGCCGGCTACGCGCGGCCCGTCGTCGGGCCTGTCTCCTTCCGCATCGGGCCCGGCGAGGTGCTGGGCCTCGGGGGGGCGAACGGCATCGGCAAGACCACCCTGCTGCGGTTGATCACCGGCACTGCAGTGCTGCACGGCGGTCGGGTCGAGCGGGCGCCCGGGCTGACGGTGGCGCATCATCGCCAGCGTCCCGAGCGCCCGCCCGAGCTGCCGCTCACCGGCCACGAGGTGCTGCGGCTCGCCGGTGCGCCTGCCGCCCCGGTGCCGGCGCGGCTCGATGCGCTGGGCCGACGCTGCCTGGACGAACTGAGCGGCGGTGAGTTCCAGCTGCTGCATGCGTGGGCCTGCCTCACCGGGCCCTCCCGCCTGGTGCTGCTCGACGAGCCCACCAACAACCTCGATACGGATGCGATCGAGCTCCTGCTGGCGGAGATCGGCCGCCTCGACCCGGCCCGAGCGGTGCTCATAGTCAGCCACGATGGCGACTTCCTGGCGGCGGCCTGCGACCGGATCGTGACGCCATGTCCCTGAGCCTCGCGTTCGATCCGCTGTTTCGCCTGCCGCTGGCCACCGGCCTGCTGCTGGCGCTGGCGCTGCCCCTGCTGGGCGCCGGGCTGCGGCTGCGCGAACAGTGGCTGTCCGGCCTCGGCGTGGCCCAGGCGGCGGCGGCCGGCGCCGTCGCGGGGGCGCTGCTTCACGGGCCGCTGGTGCTGTTCGCCCTGCTCGGCGCGCTGCTCGCGGGCCTGGTGCGCTTTCTCACCGGGACAACGCGCAATGAGCACTATGCCGTCATGCTGCTGGGCGGCTGGGCGGCAGTGCTGCTGCTGGCCACGCTCGGTCATCATGCCGACCTGGTCGCCATGCAACTCTTGAACGGGCAGCTCTACTTCACCACCGGCGTGCATCTCGGCGGGGCAGCGGTCCTGGTGCTCGCAGTGCTGGCCACAGGCGCCTGGCTGGGCCGCCGCCTGCTGTTGGCCAGGCTGTTCCCGGACCATTACAGCGCCAACCAGCTGCCGACCTGGCCGCATGAGATCGGCTTCGAAGTCCTGGTAGCGGTCGGCGTCGTGCTCGGCATCGGCACCATGGGCGTGATGGCGACCTTCGCGATGATGATGATCCCGCCGTGGGTCGCGTTCCGGCTGGCGCGCGGCTGGCGCCCGGCACTGCTGCTGGCCACGGCCCTCGGCGTCGCCGCCTTCCTGGCTGGTTTCCTGCTGGCGCTTGAGCTGGACCTGCCCTTCGGCCCCGCGCTCGTCGCGGTGTTGCTGCTACTCCTCCCGCTGCGCCTGCTGCCGTACCGGGTCGGCGGCTGAGGGGAGGCCGCGGCCGGTCACAAGGTACGTCGCAAAGCTCCCCAGCCAGTGGCTGCCGGCATAATGTTCGTCGCTCACGCCCTCGAGCCCCGCTACGGCATGGGCCGTCGCGGCCGCGCGCAGGCTGGCCTTGCGCGGGTCTCCATCCGGCAGGCTGGCGGCGATTCCCTCGAGCATCCAGGCCCGGCTCAGGTTCAGCCCGTCGATGTGGGCCAGCTTGCCGTCCACGCGATCGGTGACACGCCCGACGGGCAGCCATTCCGGCCCGGCGTTCGCCGGGATGCCCGGCATGAAGAGGTGCAGCCAGGCGGCGAACTCGTCTTCCGGAAGGAGGCGACGCAGGAGGTCGGCCTCCGCGAGGCAGGGCGACAGGAAATCGTGGCCGGATGGCTCGTATGCCAAAGGACAGTCGCGGTCTTCCAGGTACAGCGCCCTCGATGTCGCGACCAGCAATTCCTCGAGATCCGTGTCGCCCGAGACGCGCGCCCAGTCCAGCGCGAGACCGAAGGCGAAAGCGGTCTGCGCATGTTCCCCGCCGCGAATGGGATAGGCGAGCTTCGGCACCCAGCTCCGCAGCCGATCGGCGGCGATGGCTTCCAATGGTGCCAGCGCCTTTGCCCAACGCGCTGCCTGGGGGTCGTCCCATTCGCGCAGTTCCGCTCCGAGCTGCAACAGCCACGCCAGGCCATAGGGGCGCTCGAAGCCTTCCCGGCCCGGTGCGGCCATGTACGCAACCTCGCCGGCGACGCCCTCGGCGGTCAGGCTCCGCTCCAGGGCGGCGCGCGCCGGCGCGGCGAACGGCGCGTCCGGGTTCAGCCGCGCCAGGCGGGCGAGCATCCAGTGGCCATGCACGGCCGAGTGCCAGTCGAAGCAGCCCCAGAACACCGGCGTGAG
The nucleotide sequence above comes from Wenzhouxiangella sp. XN24. Encoded proteins:
- a CDS encoding DUF2891 domain-containing protein yields the protein MSVAALLLVSGTMLDPAALGRFADLALECVHREYPNKIAHVLDSAADVGTPRELTPVFWGCFDWHSAVHGHWMLARLARLNPDAPFAAPARAALERSLTAEGVAGEVAYMAAPGREGFERPYGLAWLLQLGAELREWDDPQAARWAKALAPLEAIAADRLRSWVPKLAYPIRGGEHAQTAFAFGLALDWARVSGDTDLEELLVATSRALYLEDRDCPLAYEPSGHDFLSPCLAEADLLRRLLPEDEFAAWLHLFMPGIPANAGPEWLPVGRVTDRVDGKLAHIDGLNLSRAWMLEGIAASLPDGDPRKASLRAAATAHAVAGLEGVSDEHYAGSHWLGSFATYLVTGRGLPSAADPVRQQAQREE
- a CDS encoding TonB-dependent receptor translates to MHRFILGGLAAALVGFPAAAQTSGPQKDPLDPAGLRPDPQPIGQQVTSGSRFNPSVSVIIDGGWYTDNVSGEAFEILREADGFSAGHGHGHEEEGEEHGGEQEHENGHGHSHGELERGFNLREVEIALAATVDPYFDAFVMFVFDGDEVELEEAFVTTRSLPAGLQAKFGKFLSDVGYINKQHPHSWDFFDRPLVSELLFGDHGIQETGVQLSWVAPTSQYLRLGVEALQGETEGIAAYIGEEDAVEGTARILEDAAGPRLFTGFAKFAPDLGYQHALQLGASVGYSSSFQQSIEEETYYQDHEGTANFWGLDGVYKYLPSGGTGLRGAFKLQGEYFYRTRDLDRRDVFFACEPEDLACDDPLNEFQPGDIGVQESFKDKQDGFYLQAVYGVAQRWTVGLRYDEVGLTNSTGLDGGEEWDSSKRYTAALNFLPTEFSRLRLQFARGDISVDDGEREEYNQVFLQLQVNFGAHGAHTF
- a CDS encoding ATP-binding cassette domain-containing protein, yielding MVEVRAGYARPVVGPVSFRIGPGEVLGLGGANGIGKTTLLRLITGTAVLHGGRVERAPGLTVAHHRQRPERPPELPLTGHEVLRLAGAPAAPVPARLDALGRRCLDELSGGEFQLLHAWACLTGPSRLVLLDEPTNNLDTDAIELLLAEIGRLDPARAVLIVSHDGDFLAAACDRIVTPCP
- a CDS encoding metal ABC transporter permease, whose product is MSLSLAFDPLFRLPLATGLLLALALPLLGAGLRLREQWLSGLGVAQAAAAGAVAGALLHGPLVLFALLGALLAGLVRFLTGTTRNEHYAVMLLGGWAAVLLLATLGHHADLVAMQLLNGQLYFTTGVHLGGAAVLVLAVLATGAWLGRRLLLARLFPDHYSANQLPTWPHEIGFEVLVAVGVVLGIGTMGVMATFAMMMIPPWVAFRLARGWRPALLLATALGVAAFLAGFLLALELDLPFGPALVAVLLLLLPLRLLPYRVGG
- a CDS encoding zinc ABC transporter substrate-binding protein, translated to MNWLKKLLLAGLLLVVATPAAAALRVAATTPNMGMLARTVGGEHVVIDVLAPGDRDVHHLEARPSMMVALRRADLVVAVGAELEGGWLPAALQGASNPAVLPGRPGYFEAAAAVTLADAGGPADRGLGDVHPMGNPHVYFDPLRMGVAAEALARQLAVLDPAHAGEFAANAAAFAARMQQETAGWRERAAGAPGVLLNHKDAVYLLRRLDVPLLGYLEPLPGIPATARHVRALIDDLRGREGLVMRMGYEPAQGAERVGEALGWPVYEMRNNVPVDGGADDYVAVIDSWVSRLESH